One genomic segment of Leptospira neocaledonica includes these proteins:
- a CDS encoding FtsW/RodA/SpoVE family cell cycle protein yields the protein MKALGRKFKNFWESPGSPFDLVLVGSVFFLLLFGICVMYSSSSVTAWREFQDSEYFLKKQLAWAIIGLVVFFFFANFPYKRLEKFALGGIVISVLLLVLVFIPGIGKSVGTYYGRNFHRWIGIGPYQLQPSEIAKLAVVIYLSSLMVKLKLKENRDPKRFILPAVLLLAVLILILAEPAFGTTMEILFVVIAFVFLFGFPVRNLLLVGLVSLPLAYLLISQVGYRRKRMEVWLDPYRFRYDEGHQLVTSFRAFLDGGWFGNKLASGYAHRYLTYSHTDFVLATYVEDFGFIGFVFFFALVMILLSRVYVLLKRVEDPFGFYLGAGLLFILGTQFVINSYVVTGLFPITGISLPFMSYGGSSLLVVLAAFGILVNITRRENIGV from the coding sequence ATGAAGGCTCTCGGGAGAAAGTTCAAAAATTTTTGGGAATCTCCCGGTTCCCCCTTTGATCTTGTCTTAGTAGGATCCGTATTCTTTCTTTTACTTTTCGGAATATGTGTAATGTATTCCAGCTCTTCCGTTACAGCATGGAGAGAATTCCAAGACTCCGAGTATTTTTTAAAAAAACAATTGGCCTGGGCCATAATCGGCCTTGTGGTGTTCTTCTTCTTTGCAAATTTTCCTTATAAACGTTTGGAAAAATTCGCGTTAGGCGGAATTGTTATTAGTGTCCTTCTATTAGTCTTGGTGTTCATTCCTGGCATTGGAAAATCAGTAGGTACTTATTATGGAAGAAATTTCCATAGATGGATCGGAATCGGACCTTACCAATTACAACCTTCCGAGATAGCGAAATTAGCAGTGGTGATCTATCTATCTTCTCTCATGGTGAAGTTGAAATTAAAAGAGAATCGGGATCCCAAAAGATTCATTCTTCCTGCAGTTTTATTACTTGCTGTCCTGATTCTGATCTTAGCAGAACCTGCTTTCGGGACCACGATGGAAATTTTATTCGTGGTGATTGCGTTCGTATTTTTATTCGGGTTTCCGGTCCGTAACCTTCTTCTTGTAGGACTGGTTTCTCTTCCATTGGCATATCTTCTGATCAGCCAAGTAGGTTATAGAAGAAAAAGGATGGAAGTCTGGCTGGATCCGTATCGTTTTCGCTACGACGAAGGTCATCAGTTGGTAACTTCTTTTAGAGCATTTCTGGATGGAGGCTGGTTTGGAAATAAATTAGCTAGCGGATATGCACATAGATACTTAACTTACAGTCATACTGACTTTGTTCTTGCAACGTATGTCGAGGATTTCGGGTTTATAGGTTTCGTATTTTTCTTTGCTTTGGTGATGATACTTCTTTCCAGAGTGTATGTTCTTCTCAAAAGAGTAGAGGATCCGTTCGGTTTTTATTTAGGAGCGGGGTTATTATTTATTTTAGGGACCCAGTTCGTTATCAATAGTTATGTGGTGACGGGGCTTTTTCCGATTACAGGGATCAGTTTGCCGTTTATGAGTTACGGAGGATCCTCTCTTCTTGTGGTTTTAGCCGCCTTCGGAATCCTTGTCAATATAACGAGACGAGAAAACATAGGCGTATGA
- the mraY gene encoding phospho-N-acetylmuramoyl-pentapeptide-transferase has product MFYFLYERFFQDLDSLRLFSYVTVRALMAGLTSMFLTFWFGGRVIDFLHGLKFRESVRDDGPKSHSTKSGTPTMGGLMIVSALVVSILLWGNLKNSNILLLLVCSVSFATLGFIDDYMKSVKKIKGGMRARTKFAASVVLAAIFCGVFLYSTGEAPKGTTGKILFHLTDLFLPFVKGPILSWGYFAIPFSILVILGSSHGVNLTDGLDGLAGGTAGIVVGTLGLIAYVSGTPVAANYLNIPYLPHAHEYSVFLAALTGALIGFLWFNSHPAQVFMGDTGSLFLGATIGLTCVMLKKEILLIILGGIFVAESLSVILQVGSFKLTQKRIFRMAPLHHHFELGGVPETKVVIRFWIAAIILAIISLSSLKIQ; this is encoded by the coding sequence ATGTTCTATTTTTTATACGAAAGATTTTTCCAAGATCTAGATTCTTTAAGACTTTTCAGCTATGTAACTGTTCGGGCTTTGATGGCCGGATTAACTTCCATGTTCCTGACTTTTTGGTTCGGGGGAAGGGTGATCGATTTCTTGCACGGATTAAAATTTAGAGAAAGTGTAAGGGACGACGGTCCAAAATCCCATAGCACCAAGTCAGGAACTCCTACGATGGGTGGTCTGATGATCGTATCCGCTTTAGTCGTATCCATTCTTCTTTGGGGGAATTTAAAAAATTCGAATATTCTTCTTCTACTCGTTTGTTCCGTTTCTTTTGCTACTTTGGGGTTCATTGACGACTATATGAAATCCGTAAAAAAGATCAAGGGTGGAATGAGAGCTCGCACTAAATTTGCCGCTTCCGTAGTTTTAGCTGCGATCTTCTGTGGAGTGTTCTTGTATTCTACTGGAGAAGCTCCCAAGGGGACTACAGGCAAAATTCTATTTCATTTGACGGATCTATTCTTGCCTTTCGTAAAGGGACCAATTTTGTCCTGGGGTTATTTTGCGATTCCATTTTCTATTTTAGTAATATTAGGATCTTCTCATGGAGTTAATCTGACCGACGGTTTGGACGGTCTCGCGGGTGGAACTGCGGGGATCGTAGTTGGAACTTTGGGACTGATCGCCTATGTTTCCGGAACACCTGTTGCTGCAAATTATTTGAATATTCCTTATCTTCCTCATGCTCACGAATATAGTGTCTTCCTTGCTGCTTTGACAGGAGCATTAATCGGATTCCTTTGGTTCAATAGCCATCCTGCCCAAGTGTTCATGGGGGACACCGGATCTTTATTTTTAGGCGCTACGATTGGATTAACTTGCGTGATGTTGAAGAAGGAGATCCTACTTATTATTTTGGGTGGGATTTTTGTGGCGGAGTCCTTGTCTGTAATTCTGCAAGTAGGTTCTTTCAAGCTGACTCAAAAGAGAATTTTCAGAATGGCACCTCTACATCACCATTTTGAATTGGGAGGAGTGCCTGAAACCAAGGTGGTCATCCGTTTCTGGATCGCAGCTATTATTCTTGCGATCATCTCTTTATCTAGTTTGAAAATACAATGA
- a CDS encoding UDP-N-acetylmuramoyl-L-alanyl-D-glutamate--2,6-diaminopimelate ligase, which produces MKLSELLDLFPNIKIISGSYTPDEKINFIRTDSRKLEPNDLFCLPDSSGDKGAEYAKASSSKYILIGSKLKIPKLENKIVFKTDLDPESLAGPIASVILGNPSSKMKVIGVTGTNGKTSLTHILAYLGEAQGKSCGLIGTTGVKFKGSLTDTGYTTPDPSSLQSILKEMYDSGVEYVFIEASSHGLKLGRTNGVQFKAGVFSNLTQDHLDFHPDMEDYLKSKALLFSSVASNSETFGVIDSDAPGGKDFKTVVEASSPDLKIFSLGRSSGEFEIHSEAFSLEKTSYLIRLSDAWGGDTNITTNLLGGFNVRNTALAFVTALGLGWEKKSLLTALESIPQIPGRFQIYYSKDRSRMAVVDYAHTPDALENILRSIRKSKPKELVALFGCGGDRDKTKRPKMAKIAQELADKVILTSDNPRTEDPERILDDIQAGLSPGYSPMLREADRAKAILYGISQLKEGGCLLVAGKGHEDYQIIGRDKSHFDDGEEVQKAFNSLA; this is translated from the coding sequence TTGAAACTTTCAGAGCTCCTTGATCTTTTTCCGAATATTAAAATTATTTCAGGATCTTATACTCCGGATGAAAAGATCAACTTTATCCGCACAGATTCCCGAAAATTAGAACCGAATGATTTATTCTGTCTTCCCGATTCTTCTGGAGATAAGGGTGCAGAATACGCGAAGGCTTCTTCCTCTAAATATATATTAATAGGATCTAAATTAAAAATTCCGAAATTAGAGAACAAGATCGTTTTTAAAACTGATTTGGATCCGGAAAGTTTGGCCGGTCCGATTGCTTCGGTTATTTTAGGAAATCCTTCTTCCAAAATGAAAGTGATCGGTGTTACCGGAACAAACGGTAAAACTTCTTTAACTCATATCTTAGCGTATTTGGGAGAAGCCCAGGGAAAATCCTGCGGATTGATTGGCACAACAGGTGTTAAATTTAAAGGAAGCTTAACCGACACAGGATATACCACTCCTGATCCAAGCAGCCTACAGTCCATTCTGAAAGAAATGTATGATTCTGGAGTGGAATATGTTTTTATAGAAGCAAGTTCTCACGGATTAAAACTGGGGAGAACGAATGGAGTCCAATTTAAAGCGGGAGTATTCTCCAATCTTACCCAGGATCATTTGGATTTTCATCCGGATATGGAAGATTATCTAAAGAGTAAGGCGCTTTTATTTTCTTCTGTAGCTTCTAATTCCGAAACTTTCGGTGTTATAGATTCTGATGCACCCGGCGGAAAAGATTTTAAAACTGTAGTGGAGGCTTCTTCTCCAGATCTAAAAATTTTCTCTCTTGGTAGAAGTTCAGGTGAATTTGAGATCCATTCCGAGGCATTCTCCTTGGAAAAAACTTCTTACCTAATTCGTCTTTCGGATGCCTGGGGTGGAGATACAAATATCACTACCAATCTTCTGGGCGGTTTTAATGTGCGAAATACTGCACTTGCATTTGTGACTGCGCTTGGCTTGGGCTGGGAGAAAAAATCTCTTCTAACCGCTTTGGAAAGTATTCCTCAGATCCCGGGAAGATTCCAAATCTATTATAGTAAGGATAGATCACGTATGGCTGTGGTAGACTATGCACATACTCCGGACGCTTTGGAGAATATTTTAAGAAGTATCCGAAAATCCAAGCCCAAGGAGCTCGTCGCACTTTTCGGATGTGGTGGGGACAGGGACAAAACTAAACGTCCTAAGATGGCAAAGATTGCCCAAGAACTTGCGGATAAAGTGATACTCACGTCCGATAACCCAAGGACAGAAGATCCGGAACGTATCTTAGATGATATACAGGCAGGTCTTTCTCCCGGATATTCTCCAATGCTCAGAGAAGCGGACCGTGCAAAGGCCATTCTTTACGGTATCTCTCAGTTAAAAGAGGGTGGTTGCCTTCTCGTTGCTGGTAAAGGGCATGAAGACTACCAGATCATCGGCAGGGATAAGAGTCATTTTGATGACGGAGAAGAAGTCCAAAAGGCATTCAATTCGTTGGCCTAA
- the rsmH gene encoding 16S rRNA (cytosine(1402)-N(4))-methyltransferase RsmH: protein MENELEPVHYSVLYREILSFFLSVFDKDRELLFLDGTAGEGGHSLLLLEQFPNSKLVLVDRDSVMLSRAQTRLSAYSSRVIPIEANFSDLDSEFLNGFGVANPPDGILLDLGISTFHLLHAGRGFSFRENEPLDMRLSSSGGISAEDVINTYPEKALSKIFYEYGEERWTKKIVEAILERRRHSRIGYSGDLAQLVSRVIPRKFWPPGRHPATRVFQALRIEVNQELLHIEVGVKKLLDLVAKGGLFQVISFHSLEDRIIKNLFRDYARSGEAKLLTKKPALPTDAETKENPASRSAKLRVIHKSLPTDTEDEKEDEEE from the coding sequence TTGGAAAACGAATTGGAACCTGTTCATTATTCGGTGCTCTATCGGGAGATTCTATCCTTCTTCCTTTCCGTATTCGATAAGGACCGAGAACTCCTTTTTTTGGATGGAACAGCAGGAGAAGGAGGACATAGTCTTCTACTCTTAGAACAATTCCCCAATTCTAAACTGGTTTTAGTGGATCGGGACTCGGTTATGTTGTCCAGGGCCCAGACTAGACTTTCTGCATATTCTTCCAGAGTCATTCCTATCGAGGCTAATTTTTCGGATCTAGACTCCGAATTCTTGAACGGCTTCGGGGTTGCCAATCCGCCTGACGGTATCCTTTTGGATTTGGGAATTTCTACATTTCATCTTTTACATGCAGGAAGAGGTTTCAGTTTTAGAGAGAACGAACCTTTGGATATGAGACTTTCTTCTTCCGGCGGGATTTCTGCGGAAGATGTGATCAATACCTACCCTGAAAAAGCTTTGAGTAAAATTTTTTACGAGTATGGGGAAGAGCGTTGGACCAAGAAGATTGTAGAAGCGATCTTGGAAAGAAGGAGACACTCTCGCATCGGTTACTCGGGAGATCTTGCACAATTGGTTTCCAGAGTGATCCCAAGAAAATTTTGGCCTCCAGGCAGACATCCCGCTACTAGAGTTTTTCAAGCTTTAAGAATAGAAGTGAATCAGGAACTGCTTCATATAGAGGTCGGTGTCAAAAAACTTTTGGATCTGGTCGCAAAGGGCGGGCTCTTTCAAGTGATTTCTTTCCATTCTTTGGAAGATAGGATCATTAAGAATTTATTTAGAGATTATGCAAGAAGTGGAGAAGCTAAACTTCTCACCAAAAAGCCGGCGCTACCGACAGATGCCGAAACAAAAGAAAATCCTGCGTCTCGTTCCGCAAAATTACGTGTCATCCATAAATCTCTTCCTACCGATACTGAAGATGAAAAGGAGGATGAAGAAGAATGA
- a CDS encoding methyl-accepting chemotaxis protein has product MQKSSLKFILLGAGIVILTVLTLLISGNAYYFGQKKITENHLNQMQNVVAVVAQEFDAFLLSHTNVAKTLAADPRAIQTALTGKPIAGDLFKEVHQRYGIYENIFVMSLDGEKRILADSLDGKSLGYKAKGDELKENVIAVQEGKHYLGPPQKSPITGLPVAVISVPIRNGANIVGVLNIALSFEDVSEKVINKIHIGEQGYVSVMSQTGLVIAHPKKEMIMNLDVAKEAYGKKMLELKSGEIFEFTFKGADRYSTVSRLDQWRMSVIAIQPKSEVREALTELLLSIGLTSLVTVGISVFLFYLLLNKRLGPLENASKLFQTMAQGDLTSDIQVVYSDEIGAMSADLNSFIASLRHSLKDIQRIAMELASSAEELTVSSQSFATGAQSTAASSEQMSATVEEMSAGMENISSVTDRQYSNILEFHTKIKELSSGVRKIGTEIKNTLQIAESISQEAKRGESSLTGMSNMIENILKSSGEMKSIIGIINDISDQTQLLALNAAIEAARAGEAGKGFAVVAEEISKLSVKTASSIKSIGEMINKNNSELDEGAKGIRSSVEILHSIIKNVDSVGEAMSHLFEITSAQESVNRSVDEQSDRVGTEAEGVKLATDEQKRAVREIAQVITQINEHTLNTASGSEQMSSSAQNLATTAEILKNITEKFKI; this is encoded by the coding sequence ATGCAAAAAAGCAGTTTAAAGTTCATTCTTCTAGGCGCAGGCATCGTCATTCTTACCGTGCTAACGTTATTGATCTCGGGTAATGCCTATTATTTCGGTCAGAAAAAGATCACCGAAAACCACCTAAACCAAATGCAAAACGTGGTGGCAGTGGTTGCGCAAGAGTTCGATGCATTCTTACTTTCTCATACTAACGTGGCTAAAACGTTAGCCGCTGATCCAAGAGCGATACAAACTGCACTTACAGGAAAACCGATCGCTGGGGACCTCTTCAAAGAAGTGCATCAGAGATATGGGATTTATGAAAACATTTTCGTAATGAGCTTAGATGGAGAAAAAAGGATCTTAGCGGATAGTTTGGACGGAAAGTCTCTAGGTTATAAGGCAAAAGGTGACGAGCTAAAAGAGAATGTCATCGCAGTACAAGAAGGAAAACATTATTTAGGACCTCCTCAAAAATCTCCGATCACAGGACTTCCAGTTGCAGTGATCTCAGTTCCGATCCGTAACGGCGCAAATATCGTAGGAGTACTAAACATAGCCCTCTCCTTCGAAGATGTTTCCGAAAAAGTAATCAACAAGATCCACATTGGAGAACAAGGTTACGTTTCCGTAATGAGCCAAACGGGTTTAGTGATCGCTCACCCTAAAAAAGAAATGATCATGAATCTGGACGTAGCTAAAGAAGCTTATGGCAAAAAAATGTTGGAATTGAAAAGTGGAGAAATTTTCGAATTCACTTTCAAAGGTGCAGATCGTTATTCTACAGTTTCCAGGTTAGACCAATGGAGAATGTCCGTAATTGCTATCCAGCCAAAATCGGAAGTCAGAGAAGCCTTAACAGAACTTCTACTTTCCATAGGGCTTACTAGTTTAGTCACTGTAGGAATTTCAGTTTTTCTATTTTATCTTCTCTTAAATAAGAGATTAGGTCCATTGGAGAATGCTAGTAAACTTTTCCAAACCATGGCGCAAGGTGATCTAACCTCGGACATTCAAGTTGTATACAGCGACGAGATAGGCGCAATGAGTGCGGATCTGAATTCTTTTATCGCAAGTCTCAGACATTCTTTGAAGGATATCCAACGTATCGCAATGGAATTGGCTTCTTCTGCGGAAGAATTGACAGTTTCCTCCCAGAGTTTTGCGACAGGTGCTCAATCTACTGCTGCTTCTTCCGAACAGATGTCAGCCACTGTGGAAGAAATGTCCGCAGGTATGGAGAATATTTCCTCAGTCACAGATAGGCAATATTCGAACATATTAGAATTTCATACTAAAATAAAAGAGCTGTCTTCCGGTGTAAGAAAGATAGGAACAGAGATCAAAAACACCCTGCAAATCGCGGAATCCATCTCCCAAGAAGCAAAAAGAGGAGAAAGTTCACTCACCGGAATGAGTAATATGATAGAAAATATCCTGAAGTCTTCCGGAGAAATGAAATCTATTATCGGGATCATCAACGATATTTCCGACCAGACACAATTACTCGCACTTAACGCAGCAATAGAGGCCGCAAGAGCAGGAGAAGCAGGAAAAGGATTCGCAGTCGTTGCGGAAGAGATCTCCAAACTTTCGGTCAAAACGGCTTCTTCTATCAAATCTATTGGAGAAATGATCAATAAGAACAATTCCGAATTGGATGAAGGTGCCAAAGGAATTCGCTCCTCAGTGGAGATCCTACATAGCATTATCAAAAATGTGGACTCGGTTGGAGAAGCGATGAGCCATCTATTCGAGATCACTTCCGCCCAAGAATCAGTGAACAGGTCCGTGGACGAACAATCGGATCGTGTAGGAACAGAAGCGGAAGGTGTCAAACTCGCGACTGATGAACAAAAAAGAGCTGTAAGAGAGATCGCGCAAGTAATCACTCAGATTAACGAACATACATTAAATACCGCGTCCGGTTCCGAACAGATGTCCTCGTCGGCTCAGAACCTTGCAACTACCGCGGAAATACTGAAAAATATAACCGAAAAATTCAAAATATAA
- a CDS encoding methyl-accepting chemotaxis protein — protein sequence MQRNSLKIIILAVSTITIVLLTVGISSFAYFTAKKYVEEAYIDEMKKISKLAGKHIKFFFDQQTTLAEFVNSNTPFIKATIARDKGSLNPILANVFKKYNTYENVFLSTPEENPMVFADATGKANNFRWGGTGFDGNIKAALEGKNLLSKVNPSPVTGEAVAVLTVPTKEGNQVVGILGFAISLSKMTETIVNGITIGSDGYIAITDMNGVVVGHPDKSLILKLDLSKTDWGKQLMSLPSEQHMEYFFKKDKIATVYDVPEYGLRVSAVVSKDELAQVVHQMLFRIIAFALVFLIVAIFIIYRIVNVRLHPLQEARELFRSMSTGDLTASLKIYHEDEIGDLSKDTNSFLESLRTSVREIQKISQELAASAEELSASSENFSNGAQSTAASTEEMSATVEEMSAGMDNISGSIYNQYNNISEFQIKITELSQSVNQIGEEIQNTLNMAKSISLQAKKGEESLSGMNAMISNILKSSGEMTAIIGIINDISDQTQLLALNAAIEAARAGEAGKGFAVVAEEISKLSEKTASSIKSISAMITKNTGELDSGAKGIQSSTEIIHAIIRNVDQVSDAMDRLYSITGSQTNINRAVTDNAGRVRTESEAVKLAADEQKKAVQEISQVIMQINEHTINTASGSEQMSSSSRNLSNTAEILKNISEKFRL from the coding sequence ATGCAAAGAAACAGTTTAAAGATTATTATCCTAGCGGTAAGTACCATTACTATCGTTCTACTTACGGTGGGAATTTCTTCCTTCGCCTACTTTACTGCAAAAAAATACGTGGAAGAAGCTTACATCGACGAGATGAAAAAGATCTCGAAACTCGCAGGAAAACATATTAAGTTCTTCTTCGACCAACAGACTACTTTGGCAGAGTTCGTAAATTCGAATACTCCATTCATTAAGGCTACTATCGCCAGAGATAAGGGCAGCCTAAACCCCATACTCGCAAACGTATTCAAAAAATATAATACGTATGAGAACGTATTCCTATCCACTCCCGAAGAAAATCCTATGGTATTCGCAGACGCCACTGGCAAAGCGAACAATTTTCGTTGGGGAGGAACAGGTTTTGACGGAAATATCAAAGCCGCCCTCGAAGGAAAAAATCTTTTAAGTAAGGTAAATCCTTCTCCGGTTACTGGAGAAGCGGTCGCAGTTCTTACGGTCCCGACCAAGGAAGGGAACCAAGTGGTGGGGATTTTAGGTTTTGCGATCTCTCTCAGCAAAATGACAGAGACTATAGTGAACGGAATTACGATCGGATCGGACGGATATATCGCCATCACAGATATGAACGGAGTAGTGGTAGGACATCCCGACAAATCTTTGATCTTAAAATTAGATTTAAGCAAAACGGATTGGGGTAAACAGTTAATGTCCCTTCCCTCCGAACAACATATGGAGTATTTTTTCAAAAAAGATAAAATAGCTACCGTTTACGATGTTCCGGAATACGGATTGAGAGTTTCCGCAGTGGTATCCAAAGACGAGCTAGCGCAAGTGGTTCATCAAATGTTATTCAGGATCATCGCATTCGCCTTAGTATTCTTGATCGTTGCTATATTCATTATTTATAGAATAGTAAATGTTCGTCTCCATCCTTTACAGGAAGCAAGAGAATTATTCCGCTCCATGTCCACAGGAGATCTGACAGCTAGTCTAAAAATTTATCATGAAGACGAGATAGGAGATCTAAGTAAAGACACTAACTCCTTCTTAGAAAGCTTAAGAACTTCCGTAAGAGAGATCCAAAAAATTTCACAAGAACTTGCGGCTTCGGCAGAAGAATTATCTGCAAGTTCTGAAAACTTCTCCAATGGAGCTCAATCCACAGCAGCGTCTACGGAAGAAATGTCTGCAACAGTAGAAGAGATGTCTGCGGGGATGGATAATATTTCAGGCTCCATCTACAACCAGTATAATAATATTTCCGAATTCCAGATCAAGATCACAGAACTTTCTCAGAGTGTGAACCAGATCGGAGAAGAGATCCAAAATACTCTAAACATGGCAAAATCCATTTCTCTCCAGGCAAAAAAAGGAGAAGAATCACTTTCCGGAATGAATGCAATGATCTCGAATATTCTCAAATCCTCGGGAGAAATGACTGCAATCATAGGGATTATCAACGACATTTCCGACCAAACCCAATTACTCGCACTGAACGCAGCGATAGAAGCGGCAAGAGCCGGAGAAGCAGGAAAAGGATTCGCAGTCGTTGCGGAAGAAATTTCAAAACTTTCTGAAAAGACCGCTTCTTCTATCAAATCTATCTCCGCGATGATCACCAAAAACACAGGAGAATTGGACAGCGGAGCCAAAGGAATCCAATCATCCACTGAGATCATTCATGCGATCATCCGTAACGTGGATCAGGTTTCCGATGCTATGGATAGATTATATTCCATCACAGGTTCCCAAACCAATATCAACCGTGCAGTGACGGATAACGCAGGAAGAGTAAGGACCGAATCGGAAGCGGTAAAATTAGCTGCAGACGAGCAGAAAAAAGCGGTCCAGGAAATTTCTCAAGTGATCATGCAGATCAACGAGCATACGATCAATACAGCATCCGGATCGGAACAGATGTCCTCTTCGTCCAGGAATCTTTCGAATACTGCGGAGATACTTAAAAATATCTCCGAAAAATTCAGACTATAA
- a CDS encoding rhodanese-like domain-containing protein: MFRTFYIFLIIALFSFSSCKNREDKELAEWVGKGALVVDVRTPNEYEKRHFPGAVNIPIDSLPLRVDELGSKDKQIILYCQSGGRSLRAKTFLEEEGFSQVKDAGRIDRLFSVVSE; this comes from the coding sequence ATGTTCAGAACATTTTACATTTTTCTAATAATTGCTCTTTTCTCTTTTTCTTCCTGCAAAAATCGGGAAGATAAGGAGCTTGCAGAATGGGTAGGGAAGGGTGCTTTAGTTGTGGATGTTAGAACTCCTAATGAATACGAAAAACGTCATTTCCCGGGCGCAGTCAATATTCCGATCGATAGTTTACCTTTGAGGGTGGACGAGTTAGGCTCCAAGGATAAACAAATTATTCTTTATTGCCAATCAGGTGGCCGTAGCTTAAGAGCAAAAACCTTCTTAGAGGAAGAAGGTTTTTCTCAAGTAAAAGATGCAGGAAGAATAGACCGTCTATTCTCAGTTGTTTCCGAATAA
- a CDS encoding CheR family methyltransferase, whose protein sequence is MDDNFSSFSQITDEEFKFIKDLMYKETGIFLADHKKIMVQSRLNSRARMHKMQNVSEYIRGLQADRKFFQSELTELINRITTNKTDFFRENHHFEFLKETFFPSIEEKALKSGKKQLRIWSSACSTGEEPYTIAVTCAEYFMHKPGWDIKIFASDIDTNVVQTAQEGIYKADRLEPVSEALKKRYFLKVKDLSGRNQDTYQVKPEIKAMIEFHKVNLLETPYPIREKMDCIFCRNVIIYFDKATQKKIFENFEHVLKDRGLLVIGHSETLFGISEAYKFLGHTVYQKKPKI, encoded by the coding sequence ATGGATGATAATTTTTCCAGTTTCTCTCAGATTACAGACGAAGAGTTCAAATTCATCAAAGATTTGATGTATAAGGAAACCGGAATATTCCTGGCGGATCATAAAAAGATAATGGTCCAATCCAGGCTGAATTCCAGGGCCAGAATGCATAAAATGCAGAATGTTTCGGAATATATCCGAGGTCTGCAGGCCGATCGTAAATTTTTCCAAAGTGAACTCACAGAACTTATTAATCGTATTACTACCAACAAGACCGATTTTTTCCGAGAGAACCATCATTTCGAATTTTTAAAGGAGACCTTCTTCCCTTCTATAGAGGAGAAGGCTTTGAAGTCAGGAAAAAAACAGCTTCGAATTTGGTCTAGTGCTTGTTCCACCGGCGAAGAGCCTTATACGATCGCAGTTACTTGTGCGGAGTATTTTATGCACAAGCCAGGCTGGGATATTAAAATTTTTGCATCCGATATCGATACGAATGTGGTACAAACTGCTCAAGAAGGTATTTATAAAGCGGATCGCCTGGAGCCGGTAAGTGAGGCTCTGAAAAAAAGATATTTTCTAAAGGTAAAGGATCTTTCCGGCAGAAATCAGGACACATACCAAGTGAAACCTGAGATCAAAGCTATGATCGAGTTCCATAAGGTAAATCTTTTAGAAACTCCTTATCCGATACGGGAGAAGATGGATTGTATCTTTTGTAGAAATGTGATTATATATTTTGATAAGGCCACACAGAAGAAAATTTTCGAGAACTTCGAACATGTACTCAAGGACAGAGGCCTTTTGGTGATAGGTCATTCTGAAACTCTTTTCGGTATTTCAGAAGCGTATAAGTTCTTAGGTCATACTGTGTATCAGAAAAAGCCTAAAATTTGA
- a CDS encoding STAS domain-containing protein, protein MLIKVDYEILNGDHEALRAYLNSHVEGNPASVILDLDEVQVLTSVALGTLVAFANRLRGQGVLLETINVSPKLLEIIKLVSLDQALGIR, encoded by the coding sequence ATGCTGATCAAAGTAGATTATGAGATCCTAAATGGTGATCATGAGGCTTTGCGTGCCTATTTGAATTCTCACGTAGAAGGGAATCCTGCTTCTGTAATTTTGGATCTGGACGAAGTGCAGGTGCTCACCTCGGTCGCTTTAGGCACCCTGGTTGCGTTTGCAAATCGCCTCCGAGGCCAAGGAGTACTCTTGGAAACGATCAATGTCAGCCCTAAATTACTGGAAATTATTAAGTTAGTCTCTTTAGACCAGGCATTGGGTATTCGCTGA